taatggAACGTACGCATCAACGTTCTATAAACAGCATatatatgaaaaataaattcaatttatctatattacatgttaaatttatctgTTGTAGACTATTGGAGAAATAATAGGACagtgatattttatatcaCGATCAGtcgattttattttttctttaagGCCATTTTTGCTAATAGCAGTTTCCTAGCTTCTTCGTCTTTCCTATATTATGATTAGTAAaccattatttattatcatatTGTACAAGGTccttattaattatataatttaactaacaaacaaattaattaatccacattacataaaaaacaaatatagTACTTTAATGTGATTACCTTTTTAATTCTGCATCTTTCTTCTTAAATTCCAAATCCTCCTCAGTTAAAACACTGACTTTTTTTGGGGCCTTTAATGGCTTTTTTTTACCTccctaaaaattaatttcccctaataatatttattatataccTGTGTACCAGCTGGCATTACgatttgtaaaaattattaaattgtttCTATGTTTTTCTAATATTTGGGGTAACAAATCTACACCATTTGTTGTAGACTCATTTCTagtatatgttattttatttttacaaatacactTTTGAAATCCCATTTAATTCCccttaaatatataaacacgGTTAAATGCTTTAAATATTCTTAAATATCTATTAACAGATACAACTGTGTGTATAATCATGTTTATTCCATCCGATACCAAACATTATCcacatatttgtaaatcCAATTCACATACTTCTGCATAATCTCATATTTGatctattatattaattactTGTGCAATTTGCTTATAATTCCCGATGCCACTGTCTTTCCACCTTCTCTCAAAGCAAATCTCAGTCCCTCATGTAGCGGCATATGGTTTAACAGTTTAATTGTGCACTTCAGACTATCTCCCGGCATGGcctatattaatattattaatataatagtCTTTTTGGTTGACTGAGTAGTTTTAGAGCCTACCAGTGGGACATCTTCCGGCAAGTGGACTGTGCAGCTTACGTCTCCCGTTCTCAAGAACGCCTGCGGCCTGTAGTTTGACCCGAACCCGTTCTTCCTGCCACCCTCCTCGTGCGTCAGCACGTACAGATCTGCGTCAAACGAGTCGTAGGAGAAGTAGGTTCCTGGGCAACTCACCACGTACCCTCGCGCTATGTCGTCTCTTTTGACGTTCTTCAGCAAAAAGCCCACCTGGTCTCCCGCTATGCCCTCGCTCAGCGTCTTTCTGAACATCTCCAGGCTGTTGACCGTCGACTTTTTTGCGTTCTTCCCGCCTCCCACGATCTCCACTGCGTCTCCTACCTTCACTCTCCCCTGCTCTATTCTTCCCGTAGCCACCGTGCCCTTTCCTGGGATCGCCAGCACTTCGTCCACTGCTATCAGGAGGGGCAGGTCTTCCTTTCTGTCCGGTGTCGCCAGGTACTCGTCGCACTTTGCCAGCAGCTGCTTGATGCTGTTTACGCTCTCCTCGTCGTTCATCAGCGCCTTTGTTGCTGAGCCCTTCACTATTGGTGAGTCTCCGTAGTTGTATTCCGACAGCAGCTCATTTATTTCCAgctccaccagctccaCGATCTCGGGGTCTTCCACCAGGTCCATTTTATTGAGGTATACCACCAGCTTCGGCACTCCGATTTGCTTAGCCAGAAGTATGTGCTCTCTTGTTTGTGGCATTGGCCCGTCTGGAGCTGACACCACTAAAATTGCTCCGTCCATTTGTGCTGCTCCTGATATCATGTTTTTTATGTAGTCTGCGTGTCCT
The sequence above is a segment of the Theileria orientalis strain Shintoku DNA, chromosome 3, complete genome genome. Coding sequences within it:
- a CDS encoding uncharacterized protein (translation machinery associated TMA7 family protein), which produces MPAGTQGGKKKPLKAPKKVSVLTEEDLEFKKKDAELKRKDEEARKLLLAKMALKKK
- a CDS encoding elongation factor tu → MLNCSLLSKINQCSNFKSFNTYFLNAIPKRNVSIYNKIQLIKRIGCDLYQTRNFAVGTFVRNKEHLNIGTIGHVDHGKTTLTAALTKVCSLSGVGEYVPYDSIDKAPEERKRGITICATHVEYETDKRHYGHVDCPGHADYIKNMISGAAQMDGAILVVSAPDGPMPQTREHILLAKQIGVPKLVVYLNKMDLVEDPEIVELVELEINELLSEYNYGDSPIVKGSATKALMNDEESVNSIKQLLAKCDEYLATPDRKEDLPLLIAVDEVLAIPGKGTVATGRIEQGRVKVGDAVEIVGGGKNAKKSTVNSLEMFRKTLSEGIAGDQVGFLLKNVKRDDIARGYVVSCPGTYFSYDSFDADLYVLTHEEGGRKNGFGSNYRPQAFLRTGDVSCTVHLPEDVPLAMPGDSLKCTIKLLNHMPLHEGLRFALREGGKTVASGIISKLHK